CGAATTACATTTTTCTAAGTGCGAAAGTTGAGTTATTTACTAATAAAGAAGTTAAAATATATCCATACTAAAAATCAAATGTTTTCATTTTAATTTTTGTTGGAAGGAGGTTAGTCATAATGAAAAGGTTTCTTTTGATGTTTTTGCTAGCCTGCTCTACTTTTACTTTAACAGGTTGCGGAGATGAGGCACCTGAGGAAGGCGAAGAAATTGAAGATGTAGAGGAAGAAGATGAAATCGGAGACGGTGAAATCGATGATGAATAAAAGTTCAATAAATAAGATGATTCCTCGACAAATGAGGAATCATCTTTTTTTAAGATCCTAACCCTGTTGTTTGGCTTTTTCCCCTTTAATAAATGGCATCCACCAGTTCCAATCTCCTAAAAGCTTCATGAGACTTGGAACTAAGAGCAATCGAATAATCGTGGCATCAATGGTAATTGCAATGGCAATCCCTACACCTATTTGTTTAACAGGCATCACACCTGTAAATGCAAATGCTCCTGTAATGACAATCATAATTAGAGCAGCAGATGTAATGATTCTACTGGTTGTAGCTAAACCTTCTACTGTTGCTCGATGATTATCTTTTGACTCTAAGTAATGTTCATGAATCCTTGAGATAAGAAAAACTTCGTAATCCATGCTAAGTCCAAAAACTAAACTAAAAACCATAACAGGGATAATTAAAGCAATATCACTTGGTGTCAGTCCTAGATGCCCTCCTTGGAAGAGCCAAACGAGGATTCCAAATGTGGCTGCAAGTCCAATTATATTCATAAGGATCGCTTTAAGTGGAATAATCACGGATCTAAAAGCAATCATCAAGATAAAATACGTAGATACAACAATCAAAAGTACGGCATAAAGAATCTTGTTATTTATTTCATCAAATATTTCTTGATTGAATTTCACCTTTCCCCCAAAGCTTAAGTCATAGTCCCATTCCTTTTGACTCCACTCTCTCACCCAATCCTGTGCTTTTTCTGAATCCTCTTTTTCAAAAAGAGTAACTGGGATAAGTAGCTTTTCTCCTCTTAATACCTTATCTAACATTGGATCAAGCTTTCGTTTGATTTGAGGATCCTGAAGAGAGTAACTCATAGTTGCTTGATCTTCAATATTAGCCAAATGAAAGATCGAGTCCACCTTTTCCACAATGGGATCTTTGGATAGCTCTTCTTCTAATCTCTTTTGTTCCTCTAGCCCTTCTTCACTTAGCCAATCTCCTGAGCGTTCAGCAATCACATAGACTGTACTTTTATCACGAATGCCAAACTCCTCTTCTATCCGGTCCATGGCTTGTCTAGATTCATAAGATGTTGGTAACGAATCAACCTCCGGAATCTTCAATTTCATATCAGTAATTGGGATTGTCCCTATAGCAAGTATTCCAAGGGCTAAAAGTGTTATCCGTATCGGACGTCTCATGACACCTTCCGCAAAACGATGCCACCGATCTGCTTCATCATTTTTTTTCTTAATAATCATCCATTGGTTTATTCTTTTATCTAATAGAAATAGAATAGCTGGAAGAAGTGTGTTTGCGGAAATAACTGAAAGTGCAACGACAATCATTCCGCCTATTGCTATATTTTGAAAAATATCAATTCTGACAAGAGTCATAGCAGCAAGCCCAATAAATACACAAAAAGCAGAAAACATAATCGAACGACCTGCTGTCCGGATCGTTGTCAGTATGGCAGCCACTTTATTTTGTTTCTCCAACTCTTCTCGATAACGGTTAATAAACAACAAGGAAAAATCAATGCTCAAAGCAAGTCCAATCATAGGGACAATGTTCAATATAAAAACAGATAAATCAAGTTGGTCACCCATCAAAGTCAGTATCCCCAAAGAAGCGATAACCGTGATCGCCCCAATGATTAACGGAACTAAGGAGGCAACAATACTCCCAAATGCCATTAATAAAACGACTAATGCTACAGGAATACCTATCATTTCAGCACGCTTTAAATCCTCTTGACTAGCATGATTGATGTCTTCATTAATGACAGGTGCCCCTGTAATAGAAACATTACCATCCCTACCTGCCAAGGACCGTAACCAATCGATTTCATCTTTTAAGCCACCGTGATCAAATTGTAAAACAGCATAAGCTAAATCACCTTTATTTAAGTCTTCATTTTTTAATGGTGAACGAATCTCAGAAGCTATACCTTCTTGATTAACCTTTTCAAGAAATCGGCTAATTTTACTCTCAAAATCTTGATTTTTCTCTGAAGGTTCTTTTTCAAAAAGGACCATGATTGTTCCTTTAGGGTGATTGAATGTTTCTTCAAGGGTCCGATTAACCTTATTATTTTCACCTTCCACATTAAAGCCATTTCCTTGAAGTTTTGATGGAAGGTCCAATGCAAAATAACCCAATGCAATCGTCACTATGATCCAAATAGCCATGATTATTTTGGGAAAACGAACTACTGCCTTCACGTCAGGTCATCCCCTTACCTTATGTATTGCTCTTTATTATACTTTACCTAGTCTGCGACAATAAATTAATTTTAACTAAAAAGCCGCTCCCTTAGTGGAGAGCGGCCTCGTATTATGCATAGAGTTCTTTTCTTTTTTCTTTGATACTTGGATCCTAAATGTATTCATCGTAGCTAATGACCTTGTCAATCATGCCGTTTGGCGTTAGCTCAATGATACGGTTAGCAATGGATTGAATAAATTGGTGGTCATGGGAAGCAAAAATCATAGACCCTTTGAATTTAATCAAGCCGTTATTTAGTGCTGTAATGGATTCAAGGTCTAAATGGTTGGTTGGCTCATCTAAAAGTAAAATGTTTGCTTTGCTAAGCATCATTTTAGAAAGCATGCAACGGACCTTTTCTCCTCCAGATAGGACACTTGCTTTTTTGTGAACATCTTCTCCAGAGAATAACATACGACCAAGGAAGCCACGAAGGAAGGTTTCTGTCTGATCTTCTGGTGAATATTGACGTAACCAATCCACAAGATTCAAATCGCTACCCTCAAAAAACTTAGCATTGTCCTTCGGGAAATAACTTTGAGAAGTGGTTACTCCCCATTTATAAGTTCCGCTGTCGGGCTCCATTTCTCCCATCAAAATTTTGAAAAGAGTTGTTTTGGCAATTTCCTGATCACCAACCAGAGCAATTTTGTCATCTTTATTCATGATAAAGCTTACGTTATCTAACACTTTTACTCCATCAATCATTTTGGTTAGACCCTCCACACGAAGAACATCATTTCCAATTTCGCGCTCAGGAGCAAACCCAACATAAGGATATTTACGAGAGGATGGTTGAATGTCATCCAATGTAATTTTATCTAATAGCTTCTTACGTGATGTCGCTTGTTTTGATTTAGAAGCATTCGCACTAAATCGGGCAATAAAGTTTTGGAGCTCTTTAATTTTTTCTTCCTTTTTCTTATTTTGCTCTTGAGCCATTCTTTGAGCAAGTTGACTAGATTCATACCAGAAATCATAGTTCCCAACATAGATTTGAATTTTCCCAAA
This DNA window, taken from Bacillaceae bacterium S4-13-56, encodes the following:
- a CDS encoding ATP-binding cassette domain-containing protein, with amino-acid sequence MITVTNVGLRYGDQKLFEDVNIKFTPGNCYGLIGANGAGKSTFLKILSGEIEPQAGDVSLKPGQRLAVLKQDHFQYEEDTVLEVVIKGHARLYEVMQEKNEIYMKADFSEEDGMRAAELEGEFAELNGWEAESDAGKLLTGLGIEDSLHQKKMGDLTGGEKVKVLLAQALFGNPDVLLLDEPTNHLDIQAIQWLEDFLINFENTVIVVSHDRHFLNTVCTHIADLDFGKIQIYVGNYDFWYESSQLAQRMAQEQNKKKEEKIKELQNFIARFSANASKSKQATSRKKLLDKITLDDIQPSSRKYPYVGFAPEREIGNDVLRVEGLTKMIDGVKVLDNVSFIMNKDDKIALVGDQEIAKTTLFKILMGEMEPDSGTYKWGVTTSQSYFPKDNAKFFEGSDLNLVDWLRQYSPEDQTETFLRGFLGRMLFSGEDVHKKASVLSGGEKVRCMLSKMMLSKANILLLDEPTNHLDLESITALNNGLIKFKGSMIFASHDHQFIQSIANRIIELTPNGMIDKVISYDEYI
- a CDS encoding MMPL family transporter, which produces MKAVVRFPKIIMAIWIIVTIALGYFALDLPSKLQGNGFNVEGENNKVNRTLEETFNHPKGTIMVLFEKEPSEKNQDFESKISRFLEKVNQEGIASEIRSPLKNEDLNKGDLAYAVLQFDHGGLKDEIDWLRSLAGRDGNVSITGAPVINEDINHASQEDLKRAEMIGIPVALVVLLMAFGSIVASLVPLIIGAITVIASLGILTLMGDQLDLSVFILNIVPMIGLALSIDFSLLFINRYREELEKQNKVAAILTTIRTAGRSIMFSAFCVFIGLAAMTLVRIDIFQNIAIGGMIVVALSVISANTLLPAILFLLDKRINQWMIIKKKNDEADRWHRFAEGVMRRPIRITLLALGILAIGTIPITDMKLKIPEVDSLPTSYESRQAMDRIEEEFGIRDKSTVYVIAERSGDWLSEEGLEEQKRLEEELSKDPIVEKVDSIFHLANIEDQATMSYSLQDPQIKRKLDPMLDKVLRGEKLLIPVTLFEKEDSEKAQDWVREWSQKEWDYDLSFGGKVKFNQEIFDEINNKILYAVLLIVVSTYFILMIAFRSVIIPLKAILMNIIGLAATFGILVWLFQGGHLGLTPSDIALIIPVMVFSLVFGLSMDYEVFLISRIHEHYLESKDNHRATVEGLATTSRIITSAALIMIVITGAFAFTGVMPVKQIGVGIAIAITIDATIIRLLLVPSLMKLLGDWNWWMPFIKGEKAKQQG